The Fusobacterium russii ATCC 25533 sequence TTACAATATTTCCACCAATAACTTCCAAATCTGGATAAGCTTTTTTAATTTCTTTAACCGCATTTATAATGCCACTTGAATGTCCATGTGCAGAATCCAAAGTTATTATATCAACTCCAGCATTGACTAAAGCTTCCACTCTTTTCATTAAATCAGGAGCAACACCAACTGCTGCACCACATCTCAATTTTCCAGATTCATCTTTACATGCATTTGGATATTGTATAATATTGTCAATGTCTTTTATTGTAATTAAACCCTTTAAATATCCTTGTTTATCAGTGATTGGTAATTTTTCTATTCTATTAGCGAGTAAAATTTCTTTTGCATCGTCTAAAGTTGTACCGACAGGAGCTGTAATAAGTCCTTTGCTTGTCATTATTTCTCCAACAAGCTGATTCATATCTTTACGGTATTTAATATCTCTATTTGTAATAATTCCTATCAATTTACCATTTTCTTCAATAACCGGTAATCCAGATATTTTATATCTTTTCATTATTTCTTCAGCTTGATAAACTGTACTCTCTTTATTAAGGGTAATGGGATTAGTTATCATTCCACTTTCAGATCTTTTTACTCTATCAACTTCAGCAGCTTGTTCATCTATAGACATATTTTTATGAATAAAACCAATTCCACCTTGTCTTGCAAGAGCAATAGCTAAATCAGATTCAGTAACTGTATCCATTGCGGCACTTAGAATAGGTAAGTTCAATGTTATTTTTTTTGTCAATTTTGTCTTTAAACTGACTTGATGTGGCAACACATCAGATTTTGCTGGAATTAACAATACATCATCAAATGTAATAGCTTCCTTTAAAATTTTTCCATTCATTTTTCCTCCCAAATTAAATAATCTTAGTTTTGCAATTACAATTTTTACATTTTTAAAATTCTTATAAAAAAAATTATTTGAATTATTATAGCAGAATTTATATGTTTTAGCTAGCTATTTGTTGTATCATTAAATAAAAGAAAATAAGTTTTTATAACTGTAAAAAAATTAGCTTCTATTATATATATCCAATTTATTATATGGAATTTCTATATTATTTTCGTCAAATAGTTCTTTTACTCTTTTATTTACACTGTACATAACATCAAAATAGTCTTCTCTATTTACCCAAGCTCTGAATCTGTAATCAAGTGAGCTTGCATTATGCTTAATAAGTGAAATCACAACAGTTCTTTCTTCGTTTTGAATTATTCTTTTTTCTTCATCTACAATTTGTTGTAGTATTTTCAGTGTTAAATCAATAGAATTGTCATATGAAGTTGAATAAACCAAATCTAAACGTCTTTCAGAATTTTTTGTAAAATTAACTATTGCAGAGTTAGCCAGTTGACTGTTTGGTACTATTAGGGCCAAGCCATCTGGAGTTGTTATAGTAGTATATAAAATATGTATACTTTTTATAACTCCTTCCATAGCACCATTGTTAAAAGAGATGAAATCTCCTTTAGAAACATTTTTGAAAAATAATAATATCATTCCGCTTGCCAAATTTGTTAAGCTGCCTTGTAAAGCTAAGCCGACTGCTATTCCGGCAGTACCTAAAATTGTTACAAGGGATGTAGTTT is a genomic window containing:
- the guaB gene encoding IMP dehydrogenase — its product is MNGKILKEAITFDDVLLIPAKSDVLPHQVSLKTKLTKKITLNLPILSAAMDTVTESDLAIALARQGGIGFIHKNMSIDEQAAEVDRVKRSESGMITNPITLNKESTVYQAEEIMKRYKISGLPVIEENGKLIGIITNRDIKYRKDMNQLVGEIMTSKGLITAPVGTTLDDAKEILLANRIEKLPITDKQGYLKGLITIKDIDNIIQYPNACKDESGKLRCGAAVGVAPDLMKRVEALVNAGVDIITLDSAHGHSSGIINAVKEIKKAYPDLEVIGGNIVTAEAAKDLIDAGVSAVKVGIGPGSICTTRVVAGVGVPQLTAVNDVYEYCKDKGIGVIADGGIKFSGDIVKALAAGGDCVMLGGLLAGTKEAPGEEIILEGRKFKVYVGMGSIAAMKRGSKDRYFQTENDVSKLVPEGIEGRIAYKGSVKDVVFQLAGGIRAGMGYCGTATVEELQKNAKFIKITGAGLKESHPHDITITKEAPNYSK
- a CDS encoding mechanosensitive ion channel family protein, whose amino-acid sequence is MEKSMLERMLADTLLKLEKSLPTIAGKLILILLLIFIWPKFVNFILHAIKKIAERRAVDPLFSSFLRSLTKTILYIVLFFLVISTLGVETTSLVTILGTAGIAVGLALQGSLTNLASGMILLFFKNVSKGDFISFNNGAMEGVIKSIHILYTTITTPDGLALIVPNSQLANSAIVNFTKNSERRLDLVYSTSYDNSIDLTLKILQQIVDEEKRIIQNEERTVVISLIKHNASSLDYRFRAWVNREDYFDVMYSVNKRVKELFDENNIEIPYNKLDIYNRS